One Clostridiales bacterium DNA window includes the following coding sequences:
- a CDS encoding zinc-binding dehydrogenase yields MILDNVGSHSLSDTRRVLEPDGLLLPSSGHAGMSWVIAAAISSMFVRQQGRVFMALTDTQSLLALGELIEAGTVTPVIDRTYPLSETARAFEYLDEGHARAKVVVSVAASAA; encoded by the coding sequence GTGATTCTGGACAACGTGGGCAGCCACTCGCTCTCGGACACCAGGCGCGTGCTCGAGCCCGACGGGCTGCTCCTCCCGAGCAGCGGCCACGCGGGTATGAGTTGGGTGATCGCCGCAGCGATCTCCTCGATGTTCGTCCGACAGCAGGGTCGGGTCTTCATGGCTCTCACCGACACCCAGAGCCTGCTCGCGCTGGGTGAGCTCATCGAGGCCGGCACGGTGACGCCTGTCATCGATAGGACGTATCCGCTGAGCGAGACCGCGCGCGCCTTCGAGTACCTGGACGAGGGACATGCGCGCGCGAAGGTCGTTGTATCCGTGGCTGCGAGCGCAGCATGA